The following is a genomic window from Amycolatopsis sp. BJA-103.
GCCAATGGTCGATCATGAACCCGCTTCGAACGGGCATGACGACCTCATCAGGGCGTTGTACCAGGAGTTCGGATCGAGCCTGATGGCGTTCGTGCTGAAGTTGACCGGCCACGATCGCCAGTGGGCCGAGGACGTGGTCCAGGAGACGCTCATCAAGGCGTGGCGCAACGCCGGCAAACTCGACCGGCAGCCGGAAATGCTGCGCGCCTGGCTCTTCACCGTGGCCAGGCGCATCGTCATCGACGGCTGGCGGAGCCGGAGCGCCCGCCCTCAAGAGGTGGAGGAACTCGAGTCGGATTCGATCGGAGTGCCGGACGAATCGGAGAAGACGCTCGCGGCCATGATCGTTTACGAGGCCCTGCGCAATCTTTCCCCGGAACAACGTGAAGCCGTCCAGCAGACCTACCTGCGTGACCGCACCGTGAACGAGGTCGCGGCGACGCTCGGGGTTCCGCCGGGTACGGTGAAATCGCGGATCCACCACGCTGTGCGCGCGCTGCGCAGGGCGTTGCAGGAGCGGGGGTGAGCGAGGTGTCCGGAGCGCCGCACACGGATATCGCCGCCTACGTCCTGGGCGTTCTCGGCGAGGAGGATCACGCCAGGTTCGAGGCGCACCTGCTGGAGTGCCCCGAGTGCCAGGTCGAGCTGGTGGAGATGTACCACCTGCCCGACATCCTGGACATGGTCAAGAAGAGCTGGCCGGATCCGCCCGTGAAGGGCCCCGGGCCGCGGGTGCTGCGGATGCTGCTCGCGGACGCCGCCAAGGCGGGCCGCCGTCGCAAGGTCATCCGGCTCGCGACGGCCGCCGCCGTACTCGTGCTCATCGTCGGCGGCCCGCTCACCGTTCTTTCGCTCACCGACCGTGAACCGGTCATCACGCAGGCCGCGCCCACCGTCGTCACGTCGGTGGTGCCGTTGTCGCCGACCAGGGAGCCCGGCCCGGACGGCGGCGCCGCCCCGTTCGGCTGGTCCGAGGCGGGCAACGCGGTCGCCGCCGAGGTCACGGTCCAGGAGAAGGAGTGGGGCAGCGCGGTCGAGCTCGAACTGCGCGGCCTCACCGGCCCGATGACCTGTCAGCTCTTCGCCTACTCCCACGGTGGAGAGGCCTACGTCGTCAACAACTGGAGTGTGCCGTCCAAGGGCTACGGCGTCCCCGGTTCCCCGGACCCCCTCGTCATCACCGGTTCGACGGCGCTGCAGAAGGCCGACATCGAACGCTTCGAGGTCCACAAGCAGGACGGCACCGTACTGGCCATCGTGCGCCGGTAAAGTTTATAACGGAAAGATAACGGCGGGGTCGCGTTTTGAACCGGATCCCGGCTGGAACCGTATCTCTCAGTAGCCGGATCTCCCTCGGCGGGCGAACAGAAGGTTCGCCGCGAATTCGGTAATCGGCGTATTCGACAAATGCGTGACTCATGACTGGGTGCGAGTGATTTTCCGCGTGCCCGGAAACGAATGAGGTGAGCAAGTCAATGGCACGAAATCAAGGGCGCCATCGTATCGCCCGCAGGACCAAGATCGCGACCGCGTTGCTGGGCCTGTCGATCGCGGTCGGTGGACTGGTGGTGTCCACCACGACCGGCGACTCCGACAAGGCCTCCGCGGACGAGGTGGACAAGTCGCAGTTCGTGGACATCACCAAGGTGCAGCCGAACGTCGACAAACCGCAACAGGGCCGGAACGCGTCCACGGGCTCGTTCACCGTCGACTGCGGCAAGAACGAGAACGGGCATTTCAATCCCGACAACTTCATCGCGCAGCCGGGTATCCGCAATGGCGCGCAGCACCTGCACGACTACGTCGGAAACCTTTCCACCAACGCGGATTCGAACAACGACAGCCTGCTGGGCGCCGGTACCACCTGCCGCAACGGTGACGAATCGGCGTACTTCTGGCCGGTGGTGCGGATCGACACCGAAGAGGAAGGCGAGCAGCAGCAGAACGGCCAGAACCAGAACAACCAGCAGGGTGACAAGCAGAA
Proteins encoded in this region:
- a CDS encoding sigma-70 family RNA polymerase sigma factor; translated protein: MVDHEPASNGHDDLIRALYQEFGSSLMAFVLKLTGHDRQWAEDVVQETLIKAWRNAGKLDRQPEMLRAWLFTVARRIVIDGWRSRSARPQEVEELESDSIGVPDESEKTLAAMIVYEALRNLSPEQREAVQQTYLRDRTVNEVAATLGVPPGTVKSRIHHAVRALRRALQERG
- a CDS encoding anti-sigma factor family protein — encoded protein: MSEVSGAPHTDIAAYVLGVLGEEDHARFEAHLLECPECQVELVEMYHLPDILDMVKKSWPDPPVKGPGPRVLRMLLADAAKAGRRRKVIRLATAAAVLVLIVGGPLTVLSLTDREPVITQAAPTVVTSVVPLSPTREPGPDGGAAPFGWSEAGNAVAAEVTVQEKEWGSAVELELRGLTGPMTCQLFAYSHGGEAYVVNNWSVPSKGYGVPGSPDPLVITGSTALQKADIERFEVHKQDGTVLAIVRR